The following are encoded in a window of Pagrus major chromosome 14, Pma_NU_1.0 genomic DNA:
- the LOC141008560 gene encoding high-affinity choline transporter 1-like, translating to MAVNWPGLASIGVFYLIVLGTGIWASRKSKREERRCTGNRSEVAMVGGRNLNIWVSIFTMTATWVGGGYILSCAEVVYDPTSGLAWATAPIACAINMIIGGLFFVKPIRSKKYVTLMDPFQEKYGNTVAAVIFIPALIADILWTSCVLGALGGTLSVVMDISSKLAVSISAAVAIIYTLMGGLYSVAYTDVIQLIFMLLGLWFCVPFILTSPSSANITVAALTELHQAPWIGKLELEDTGRWIDDILLLAIGGICYQAFYQRVLSTPTDAQAKITCYAAAVLCPILAIPSLIVGAAAASTNWNQTTYGSPSPYEQGKSGMILPIALQHLCPFYVSLVCMGALAAAVMSSVDSALLSAASQLGRNIFKNIVYKKASEKMIIVSVKVSIFLCGVMGAGLAMTTSSIHLFWIVSGDVLYSMMVPQVICIFYLSHRVNKYGACTGCLLALLLRGLVGEPLIGLPDVLPLPWDKIQEDGHRYRLFPIRTVIMLISTGTILLVSRFVVWLSEKGLLRGTSDAETDTEIHYMAPVGTDVEEKDRLNKEKSLTATRK from the exons ATGGCGGTAAACTGGCCAGGACTTGCATCCATAGGGGTGTTTTACCTGATCGTGCTGGGCACGGGTATCTGGGCGTCCAGGAAGTCCAAACGTGAAGAGAGGAGGTGCACTGGGAATCGCAGTGAAGTGGCGATGGTTGGAGGGAGGAACCTAAACATCTGGGTCAGCATCTTTACGATGACAG CCACCTGGGTGGGAGGAGGATATATTTTGAGTTGTGCTGAAGTGGTCTATGATCCAACGAGCGGGTTGGCGTGGGCCACCGCACCCATTGCCTGCGCCATAAACATGATTATAG GTGGACTCTTCTTTGTCAAACCTATTCGGTCGAAGAAGTACGTCACCCTCATGGACCCTTTTCAGGAGAAATATGGCaacactgtagctgctgttatttTCATTCCCGCTCTCATCGCCGATATCTTGTGGACATCATGTGTTCTTGGTGCACTGG GAGGGACATTAAGTGTGGTCATGGATATCTCCTCCAAGCTGGCTGTGAgcatctctgctgctgtggcaATCATTTACACATTAATGGGAGGACTGTACTCTGTGGCCTACACTGACGTCATCCAGCTTATCTTCATGCTTCTCGGCTTG TGGTTTTGCGTGCCTTTTATCCTGACAAGCCCCTCCTCTGCTAACATCACCGTTGCGGCACTCACCGAGCTGCACCAGGCGCCGTGGATCGGcaagctggagctggaggataCGGGCCGCTGGATAGATGACATACTGCTACTG GCCATTGGAGGGATCTGCTACCAGGCTTTCTACCAGAGAGTCCTGTCCACACCCACCGATGCTCAAGCTAAGATCACCTGCTATGCTGCGGCAGTATTATGCCCGATCCTTGCCATCCCGTCTCTTATTGTTGGGGCAGCTGCAGCGTCTACAA ATTGGAACCAGACCACCTACGGTTCACCCAGCCCGTACGAACAGGGCAAATCTGGTATGATCCTGCCGATCGCCCTTCAGCATCTTTGCCCGTTCTACGTCTCACTGGTCTGTATGGGAGcgcttgctgctgctgtgatgtcatcagttgaCTCTGCACTTCTGTCCGCCGCCTCCCAACTGGGCCGAAATATCTTCAAGAACATCGTCTACAAGAAG GCCTCAGAAAAAATGATTATTGTGTCGGTCAAAGTGTCGATCTTCCTGTGCGGAGTGATGGGAGCGGGCCTGGCCATGACGACAAGCTCCATTCACCTGTTCTGGATCGTCAGCGGGGATGTCCTGTATTCAATGATGGTTCCCCAGGTGATATGCATCTTCTACTTGTCTCATCGGGTGAACAAATACGGGGCCTGTACTGGCTGTTTGTTGGCTCTACTGCTGAGAGGTCTGGTTGGGGAACCCTTGATAGGCCTTCCTGACGTGCTGCCCCTGCCGTGGGACAAGATCCAGGAGGACGGTCACCGATACCGCTTGTTCCCTATTCGTACTGTTATCATGCTCATCAGCACCGGGACTATTTTACTTGTGTCACGCTTTGTTGTGTGGCTGTCTGAGAAGGGGCTGCTGAGAGGAACAAGTGATgctgaaacagacacagagataCATTATATGGCACCAGTTGGAACAGATGTGGAGGAAAAGGACAGACTGAATAAAGAGAAAAGTCTCACTGCAACAAGGAAGTAG